A stretch of the Solanum dulcamara chromosome 6, daSolDulc1.2, whole genome shotgun sequence genome encodes the following:
- the LOC129892519 gene encoding chloroplast envelope membrane protein — protein MSLMSTSMVLCQNLLSFKRTSSVFVHKKSINEVRFSGGRKKSFGSTPNAKKKHSKKKSWWRKFFLEDDGNWMGLKDEDMLDGLESEGLGSDDELSENEKFEAWKRRAEAIMELREAQEDTKNEENRKWDDWLVDGNVDLGNGSSWVQDSIGEFEDNMLEDPSELIPGRGLVKSVRDIVLGREEDDMLYEDRVFQYASFNSAKFLALLIIVPWALDFVVHDYVLMPFLDRYVKTVPLAAQMLDVRRNQKLEMVKELKTEQARYRLEVEIGKSPPLSEKELYLELRHKALELRDEWRLENRKAFANIWSDFVFGVSLFILLYFNESKVKLLKFTGYKILNNISDTGKAFVIILITDIFLGYHSESGWKTLLEILLEHYGIEVDESAITIFVCLVPVIMDACVKLWLFKFLPRLSPRVANIFQEMRRH, from the exons ATGTCCTTAATGAGCACTTCAATGGTCTTATGTCAAAATTTGCTATCTTTCAAGAGAACTAGTTCGGTATTTGTGCATAAAAAGTCTATTAATGAGGTTCGCTTTAGTGGGGGTAGGAAGAAATCTTTTGGGTCTACTCCAAATGCAAAGAAAAAGCATTCAAAGAAGAAAAGCTGGTGGAGGAAGTTCTTTCTTGAAGATGATGGGAATTGGATGGGACTGAAGGATGAGGATATGCTTGATGGACTTGAATCTGAAGGTTTAGGTAGTGATGATGAATTATCAGAGAATGAAAAGTTTGAAGCTTGGAAGAGACGAGCCGAGGCAATCATGGAGTTAAGGGAAGCACAAGAAGATACAAAGAATGAGGAGAATAGGAAGTGGGATGATTGGCTTGTGGATGGAAATGTTGATTTAGGTAATGGTTCATCATGGGTTCAGGACTCCATTGGAGAATTTGAAGATAACATGCTGGAAGATCCTAGTGAATTAATACCTGGGAGGGGTTTGGTTAAATCTGTGAGGGATATCGTACTCGGCAGGGAAGAAGATGATATGCTATATGAAGATCGTGTTTTTCAGTATGCTTCATTTAATTCT GCTAAGTTCTTGGCACTGCTGATAATTGTCCCATGGGCTTTGGATTTTGTAGTTCATGACTATGTTCTTATGCCTTTTCTTGACAG ATATGTTAAGACTGTACCTTTAGCAGCACAGATGCTTGATGTCAGAAGAAACCAAAAGCTTGAAATGGTTAAGGAACTGAAGACTGAGCAAGCACGCTACCgccttgaggttgagattggcAAATCTCCACCTTTGTCTGAAAAGGAGTTGTATCTGGAGCTACGACACAAAGC GTTAGAGTTGCGGGATGAGTGGAGGTTAGAAAATCGCAAGGCATTTGCTAATATATGGTCGGACTTTGTCTTTGGGGTCTCATTATTCATTCTTTTGTACTTCAATGAGAGTAAA GTAAAGCTACTCAAATTTACTGGTTACAAGATACTAAATAATATCTCCGACACTGGCAAGGCATTTGTGATTATTCTGATAACTGATATCTTTTTGGG GTATCATTCTGAATCTGGTTGGAAGACTTTGCTAGAGATCCTTCTGGAGCATTATGGTATTGAAGTTGATGAATCAGCGATAACCATATTTGTCTGCTTGGTTCCAGTTATAATGGATGCCTGTGTGAAGCTTTGG TTGTTTAAGTTCTTGCCGAGGTTATCACCTAGAGTGGCCAATATTTTCCAAGAAATGAGGAGGCATTAG